Part of the Candidatus Vogelbacteria bacterium genome, ATTGATTTTATGCAGCCACCTAAATTAAAAGATTTCCAATTCCCTAATGGTGATTGGGATGTCTTCATCGTAGCTTCTTATGGCAAAATTATTCCCCAAACTATTTTAGATACTCCTAAATTTGGGACACTCAATATCCACCCCTCACTTCTACCTAAGTTTCGCGGGGCTACGCCCTTGGAATCAGCTATTTTATCTGACGACACGGAAACCGGTGTAACCATTATCATTCTAGATGCCGAAATGGACCATGGACCCATTGTCGCTCAAACTAAAACTCTATTATCTAATAAATTTTATGTAGAACTCCGGGATGAATTGGCTGAAACTGGTGCCAATCTAGTGGCTAATATTTTGCCTGATTTTATAACTGGCCAAATTATTCCTACCGATCAAGATCACACTCAAGCAACTTTCACCAAAAAAATCACCAAAGAAGACGGGCTGATCAATTTGAATGATGACCCAATTACAAACTTCCACAAAATTCGCGCTTTCACTCCGTGGCCGAGTGCTTATTTCTTTGATACTAGAGATGGAAAAAATGTTCGTACTATAATCAAAAAGGCCCACCTCGATGGTGAGTCCTTAGTCGTTGACCGGGTTGTACCTGAAGGTAAATCCGAGATGAATTGGAAAAGCTGAAAACTTGACTTTAATCAACCAAAAAGCAAGAATTAATTTACCTTTGGTTCCCAGCCGCCAGAGCAGTTAGTATCGAGAGAGAAAGTCTTTCTCTCTGTGCTAGAGGTATAACCTCTCGTTGCGCACATGATTGGCGCCGAAGCAAAAGCCTTCTAGTATCTGAGAGTATCGGCATCTAGAGATCAACGTTGCCGAAAAAGGTTGGTTTGTCCAGGAGTCACAGAGATGTGGCACCTGGGCATTTTTATACACAGAACTTTCCTGTGTGGAAGAAAAACAAAGTCTCGCCAGTAATTTTGTAATATTGTGCAGACGGTCAGCCGAGCATGGCAATTTACAAACAAGCAAATATGCGCATTCCAAAATTATTGGCGAGACGAAGTTTTACTTTATCTCAATCTTTTCAATCTTCACATCCTCAAGCGGATGATCATTTTCATTAGTTTTGACAGCAATAATTTTATTAACGACATCCATACCGGCAACAACTTTGCCAAACACGGTGTGTTTAGGATTCAAAAAACTATTATCGGCCACGTTTATAAAGAACTGAGAACCATTGGTATTTGGTCCAGCATTAGCCATAGAGATCGTTCCTATCGCATTACTATTCGTTGGTCCAATCTCGTCAGCAAATTTGTAACCTGGACCACCAGTGCCATGGATACCCCAATTCTTTGGCTCGGCTTTGGTCAACGGATCCCCACCCTGGACCATAAAGTTAGGGATCACTCGGTGAAATAGTGTGCCATCATAAAAACCAGCTTGGGCTAGCTTCAAAAAATTAGCTACTGTATTTGGAGTTTTGTCGGCAAATAATTCCAATTTTATTACTCCCACACTTGTGGTCATAGTCACCACTGGTTGAGAATTAGTTTGAGCACCCGCCGACATTGTTTGACTCTGATTATCAGGCACACTCGGTGTTGATGATGAAAATAAATCTGTCATGTTAAT contains:
- the fmt gene encoding methionyl-tRNA formyltransferase; its protein translation is MNFTFFGTDEFSVKALNTLKQRGFLPSLIITTPDKPQGRKMVLTPPPVKVWASENNIDFMQPPKLKDFQFPNGDWDVFIVASYGKIIPQTILDTPKFGTLNIHPSLLPKFRGATPLESAILSDDTETGVTIIILDAEMDHGPIVAQTKTLLSNKFYVELRDELAETGANLVANILPDFITGQIIPTDQDHTQATFTKKITKEDGLINLNDDPITNFHKIRAFTPWPSAYFFDTRDGKNVRTIIKKAHLDGESLVVDRVVPEGKSEMNWKS
- a CDS encoding peptidylprolyl isomerase: MTDLFSSSTPSVPDNQSQTMSAGAQTNSQPVVTMTTSVGVIKLELFADKTPNTVANFLKLAQAGFYDGTLFHRVIPNFMVQGGDPLTKAEPKNWGIHGTGGPGYKFADEIGPTNSNAIGTISMANAGPNTNGSQFFINVADNSFLNPKHTVFGKVVAGMDVVNKIIAVKTNENDHPLEDVKIEKIEIK